A single Fodinibius saliphilus DNA region contains:
- a CDS encoding response regulator transcription factor: MKPKHSILLVEDEEESAEMLANFLEMNDYEVLVAHEGNRALELIEEHAGEIHLAILDIMVPNVDGKEICRHIRKHPVLNDIPVIFLTAKDEEQDEIEGLELGADDYIPKPASLNLVKAHVESLLRRQNPQKANWLQYGDTYLDTDAKELYVDDEKIELTSTEYTLIELFYKNPKRVYTRQEILEHITEEDRYVFDRTVDVHVKNLRLKMGEAGEVIKTYRGIGYGLNREIVKV; the protein is encoded by the coding sequence GTGAAACCCAAGCACAGCATACTATTAGTTGAGGACGAAGAGGAATCGGCCGAAATGTTAGCCAATTTCCTTGAGATGAATGATTATGAAGTATTAGTAGCGCATGAAGGAAATAGAGCGTTAGAACTTATCGAAGAACATGCCGGTGAAATCCATTTGGCCATTCTTGATATCATGGTTCCCAATGTTGACGGCAAAGAAATTTGCAGGCATATTCGGAAGCATCCGGTATTGAATGATATACCAGTTATTTTTCTGACGGCAAAGGACGAAGAGCAGGATGAAATTGAGGGTTTAGAGCTGGGCGCGGACGATTATATTCCTAAGCCGGCAAGCTTAAATTTGGTAAAAGCACATGTTGAATCGCTACTTCGTCGCCAAAATCCACAAAAAGCGAACTGGTTACAGTACGGAGATACATACCTGGATACCGATGCAAAGGAGTTGTATGTGGATGATGAGAAAATTGAACTTACTTCTACAGAGTACACGCTCATTGAACTTTTTTATAAAAATCCCAAGCGGGTATATACCCGTCAAGAGATTTTGGAGCATATAACTGAAGAGGATCGGTATGTTTTTGACCGAACTGTTGATGTGCATGTAAAAAATTTACGCCTCAAAATGGGAGAGGCCGGTGAGGTAATTAAAACCTACCGCGGTATTGGTTATGGGTTAAATCGTGAAATTGTAAAAGTGTGA
- a CDS encoding uroporphyrinogen-III synthase yields MRQNKQNILVTRPLSARQFEYARILGLEPIVEPALEFNFPEYWDGVLKVITEYHKSDWIFTSTNGVKALEELMKSGLQVRPEVQIFAVGSKTQEALQDLGLDAQIPRTEDSKHLAELIIEEGKINSVIYFHGNLSRGEMVSRLEDDGIEVIELEVYKTIINPVEMPHVPVKGILFYSPSAVEGFKRGHGFEGELPTLFAIGPTTAKALKEESGQEVQIAKRPDTEVLLRTVSNYIFRDENKEEHKK; encoded by the coding sequence ATGCGACAAAACAAGCAAAATATTTTAGTTACACGTCCTTTATCTGCTCGGCAATTTGAATATGCCCGTATTTTAGGTCTTGAACCTATTGTTGAGCCTGCCCTGGAGTTTAACTTTCCTGAATACTGGGATGGGGTACTGAAAGTTATTACAGAATATCACAAATCAGACTGGATATTTACGAGTACTAATGGCGTTAAAGCTCTTGAGGAGCTGATGAAGTCGGGCCTGCAGGTTCGTCCCGAGGTCCAGATTTTTGCAGTTGGTTCTAAAACACAGGAAGCCCTACAGGACCTGGGGTTGGATGCCCAAATCCCGCGAACCGAAGATAGCAAGCATTTAGCTGAGCTAATTATTGAGGAAGGGAAAATTAATTCAGTTATCTATTTTCACGGTAATTTAAGCCGCGGCGAGATGGTAAGTCGATTAGAGGATGACGGTATAGAAGTAATAGAATTGGAGGTATATAAAACCATCATTAATCCGGTTGAAATGCCGCATGTGCCTGTGAAGGGAATTCTGTTTTATAGTCCCAGCGCAGTTGAAGGGTTTAAGCGCGGACATGGTTTTGAGGGTGAGTTGCCAACCCTTTTCGCTATTGGGCCTACTACGGCTAAAGCATTAAAAGAAGAGTCGGGACAGGAAGTCCAGATCGCTAAGCGACCTGATACGGAGGTACTCCTGCGTACAGTCTCTAATTATATTTTCAGGGATGAAAATAAAGAAGAGCATAAAAAGTAA
- a CDS encoding sensor histidine kinase, giving the protein MSIRSKLAWTFILLLIFGITSISSYSIVFIRDYLLEEGREEMEQDTRWLAITVANLADGENLDKRLASAAKTSGYKLAVYDSAGMLLEAYSNNDSTFAPNQRLTAGILESLEARKDLPLLPVDEQSETLTSYIAIPSSNSSAHYLLASQLKDQIYAPIKTIRWIIYYGMFISIGLVVMVSLWISRYLTKPITQIKNAAQDIADGNVDRQIDIKRSDEFGTLADALNQMASKLRADTLQIKQFAEKQRQFFADITHEIRNPLHTISGALEMLQLPNLDPGKEEKYIRSARRQTDRISHLFKHLKTLQRYDSDEYFVEKQEFDLSPITKHMEELYGDRAKKKGINLVLDQHSCTVIGDPPKIEQVIDNLVTNALKYTNEGTVRVQYDSDGEEVDISIEDDGIGISEEHINRLFDRFYRTDKARSRDKGGTGLGLAVVKSIIDGHGAEIKVESEVGEGTRFSFTLPKG; this is encoded by the coding sequence ATGAGTATACGTTCGAAACTGGCGTGGACTTTTATTTTACTTTTGATTTTTGGGATTACCTCTATCAGTAGTTATTCCATTGTTTTTATACGCGACTATCTGCTGGAAGAGGGGCGCGAGGAGATGGAGCAGGATACACGTTGGCTCGCGATTACAGTAGCAAATTTAGCCGATGGTGAAAATCTTGATAAACGCCTTGCTTCGGCAGCTAAAACATCAGGCTATAAGTTGGCAGTATATGACTCAGCAGGTATGCTGCTTGAAGCTTATAGCAACAATGATTCTACTTTTGCTCCTAATCAGCGGCTAACAGCAGGTATATTGGAAAGCCTTGAGGCCCGCAAAGATCTTCCCCTGTTGCCTGTAGATGAGCAGTCTGAGACTTTAACAAGCTATATAGCTATTCCTTCTTCGAATAGTTCTGCCCATTACCTGTTGGCCAGCCAGTTGAAAGATCAAATATATGCGCCTATTAAAACTATTCGATGGATTATTTACTACGGAATGTTTATCTCCATTGGGTTGGTGGTAATGGTAAGCCTCTGGATATCACGCTATTTGACGAAACCGATAACTCAGATTAAAAACGCTGCACAGGATATTGCTGATGGTAATGTAGACCGACAGATCGATATTAAAAGGAGCGATGAGTTTGGGACACTGGCTGATGCATTAAACCAGATGGCCTCAAAATTGCGAGCCGATACCTTGCAGATTAAGCAGTTTGCTGAAAAACAGCGCCAGTTTTTTGCAGATATTACACATGAGATTCGAAACCCGCTGCATACTATTTCAGGGGCACTCGAGATGTTGCAGCTTCCGAACCTGGATCCCGGAAAAGAAGAAAAATATATTCGGTCTGCCCGGCGACAAACGGATCGTATTTCTCATCTTTTTAAGCATTTAAAGACCCTGCAGCGCTACGATTCGGATGAGTATTTCGTAGAGAAACAGGAGTTTGATCTGAGCCCTATCACTAAGCATATGGAGGAGTTGTACGGTGATCGTGCAAAAAAGAAAGGAATTAATCTAGTGCTCGATCAGCATTCGTGTACAGTTATTGGTGACCCACCGAAAATTGAACAGGTAATTGATAATTTAGTCACTAATGCCCTGAAATATACTAATGAAGGAACGGTACGAGTGCAGTATGATTCTGATGGAGAAGAGGTTGACATAAGTATTGAAGATGATGGTATCGGAATCTCAGAGGAACATATTAACCGTTTGTTTGATCGATTTTACAGAACAGATAAAGCGCGTTCTCGCGATAAGGGAGGAACGGGACTTGGGTTGGCGGTGGTGAAAAGTATTATTGATGGGCATGGAGCTGAAATTAAGGTTGAAAGTGAGGTTGGTGAGGGAACACGGTTTTCATTCACTCTCCCCAAAGGATAG
- a CDS encoding SDR family oxidoreductase translates to MSFENKVAWITGASSGIGEALAYALHSEGAKLILSSRRENVLQKVKDNCRGDTSDIYILPIDLAKAKSLSAKAQEALDAFGHIDYLFNNGGISQRSKVVNTDMDVTRKVMEINFFGSVALTKAILPSMMDRQTGHIIVTSSVMGKFGTRLRSSYAASKHALHGYFDSLRQEVHKENIHVSLVCPGYVKTDVTKNALEGDGSKHNQMGKGQQHGMTPTKFAQKLLPEIIAKKEEIYIGGKEIWGIYLKRIVPSFFNKILRKMEVT, encoded by the coding sequence ATGTCTTTTGAAAACAAAGTAGCATGGATTACCGGGGCCTCATCGGGAATTGGTGAAGCACTGGCTTATGCTCTCCATAGCGAGGGAGCAAAGCTTATTCTATCTTCGCGTCGAGAAAATGTACTCCAAAAAGTTAAAGACAACTGTCGGGGCGATACTTCGGATATTTATATATTGCCCATAGATTTGGCCAAAGCAAAATCACTCTCGGCCAAAGCCCAAGAGGCACTCGATGCCTTTGGTCATATCGATTACCTTTTTAATAATGGTGGTATTAGTCAACGGTCAAAAGTTGTTAACACCGATATGGATGTCACTAGAAAGGTGATGGAGATTAACTTTTTTGGTTCTGTAGCCCTCACCAAAGCCATTCTACCTTCAATGATGGATCGCCAGACAGGTCATATTATTGTTACCAGCAGTGTCATGGGTAAGTTCGGCACCCGACTACGATCAAGTTATGCGGCTTCTAAACATGCCCTCCACGGATATTTTGACAGTCTGCGACAGGAGGTGCATAAAGAGAACATCCACGTTTCTCTTGTCTGTCCGGGCTATGTAAAAACTGATGTGACAAAAAATGCTCTAGAGGGAGATGGAAGCAAACATAACCAGATGGGAAAAGGACAGCAACATGGCATGACTCCTACCAAATTTGCACAAAAACTACTTCCTGAAATTATAGCTAAAAAAGAGGAGATCTATATCGGCGGTAAAGAGATTTGGGGCATCTATCTTAAACGCATAGTCCCTAGTTTCTTCAATAAAATACTGCGTAAAATGGAGGTCACTTAG
- the hemF gene encoding oxygen-dependent coproporphyrinogen oxidase has protein sequence MKDRFEAYIRNLQDEICDRFELIDNKARFRHDDWERDGGGGGHTRVIEGGDVFEKGGVNISSVYGELPELIRKRFEVDQGWFWAGGLSLVIHPRNPMVPTVHANYRYFELYDDESMIDVRDCWFGGGADLTPYYLWDEDAVHFHQVLKAACDKHGKDLYPNFKKECDEYFYNSHRSEGRGIGGLFFDYLRPTDKRSAEDWFDFTTEVGNAFIDSYAPIIERRKDEVYDDQQRYFQEVRRGRYVEFNLIHDRGTLFGLKTNGRTESILMSLPPRVRWDYDFEIEENSREAYLIERLQNPINWIEYGKEEGMLHN, from the coding sequence ATTAAAGATCGGTTTGAGGCCTATATCCGGAACTTGCAGGATGAGATTTGTGACCGCTTTGAACTAATAGATAATAAGGCTCGCTTTCGACATGATGATTGGGAGCGTGATGGCGGGGGCGGGGGACATACCCGCGTTATTGAAGGGGGAGATGTCTTTGAGAAAGGAGGCGTCAATATTTCTAGCGTGTATGGCGAGCTCCCTGAGCTGATTCGTAAACGTTTTGAGGTTGATCAAGGTTGGTTTTGGGCCGGCGGTTTATCACTGGTTATTCATCCCCGTAACCCCATGGTACCGACCGTACATGCCAACTACCGTTATTTTGAGCTTTATGATGATGAGTCGATGATTGACGTGCGTGATTGCTGGTTTGGTGGGGGAGCAGACTTAACGCCTTATTACTTATGGGATGAAGATGCTGTTCATTTTCACCAAGTGCTAAAGGCTGCGTGTGATAAACATGGCAAGGATCTGTATCCCAACTTTAAAAAAGAATGTGACGAATACTTTTATAATAGTCATCGCTCGGAAGGGCGGGGTATTGGTGGCCTGTTTTTTGATTACTTGCGTCCTACAGACAAGCGATCTGCAGAAGACTGGTTTGATTTTACAACCGAGGTCGGCAATGCGTTTATTGACAGCTATGCTCCTATTATAGAGCGCCGCAAAGATGAGGTCTATGATGATCAGCAGCGTTATTTTCAAGAGGTACGGCGCGGTCGTTATGTAGAGTTTAATTTGATCCACGATCGTGGTACCTTATTTGGTCTTAAAACTAACGGCCGAACTGAGTCGATCTTGATGAGTTTACCGCCACGCGTTCGTTGGGATTATGATTTTGAGATTGAAGAAAATAGCCGAGAAGCCTATTTAATTGAGCGGCTCCAAAACCCTATTAACTGGATTGAATATGGTAAAGAAGAAGGAATGCTGCATAACTAG
- the hemH gene encoding ferrochelatase translates to MSTDEKRIGVVLMNLGGPTADYAVRPFLNNLFSDEDIIKLGGGKFQDLFAQIISKFRAPSVQEDYEEINGCPKGCMGNKHCLNRKNSIKSTCCSPINSLTEKQRRALEKHLKKVIPDHTVKVYTCMRYWLPFADTTMDDMEEDGITHAVMVPLYPQFSWTTTGSSYRDWETKRDEKFGHDTPWKEFHVKNYHLDESYLSAMNDRIDEALAEMDEETRNKTHFIFSAHGTPLLEVRSGDPYTNEINQTMEAIMEMRGYDYDYWLGYQSKVGPQKWTQPNTAELVERHIEYGIKNFLMIPIAFVTDHIETLYELGVELVEDLEEEGYEFENLKVMPGINDHPQYIEALGTQVLDKLDHTLSTKELESESKKVSAE, encoded by the coding sequence ATGTCGACAGACGAAAAACGTATTGGTGTGGTATTAATGAATTTGGGCGGTCCAACGGCCGACTATGCCGTTCGCCCATTTCTGAATAATCTTTTCAGTGATGAAGATATTATAAAATTGGGAGGGGGGAAGTTTCAGGACCTCTTTGCCCAGATAATTTCTAAATTTCGAGCGCCCAGTGTTCAGGAAGATTATGAAGAGATTAACGGTTGTCCTAAAGGCTGTATGGGTAACAAGCATTGCCTGAATCGTAAAAACAGTATTAAGTCTACCTGTTGTTCACCAATTAATAGTCTTACCGAAAAACAGCGCCGGGCTTTGGAGAAGCATTTGAAGAAGGTTATTCCAGATCATACGGTCAAGGTGTATACCTGTATGCGTTATTGGCTTCCTTTTGCTGATACGACCATGGACGATATGGAAGAAGATGGCATTACGCATGCCGTCATGGTTCCGCTTTATCCTCAGTTTTCATGGACCACGACTGGAAGTAGTTATCGTGATTGGGAAACCAAACGTGATGAGAAGTTTGGCCATGATACACCCTGGAAAGAGTTTCATGTCAAAAACTATCACCTTGACGAAAGTTACTTGTCGGCCATGAATGACCGTATCGACGAGGCTTTAGCAGAAATGGATGAAGAGACTCGCAATAAAACGCATTTTATTTTTAGTGCTCACGGTACTCCATTACTTGAAGTGCGAAGTGGTGATCCTTATACAAATGAGATCAACCAGACGATGGAAGCGATTATGGAAATGCGAGGATATGATTACGATTACTGGTTAGGATACCAGTCTAAAGTAGGGCCCCAAAAGTGGACACAGCCTAATACCGCCGAATTGGTTGAGCGTCATATCGAATATGGTATTAAGAACTTTTTGATGATCCCTATTGCCTTTGTGACTGATCATATTGAAACCCTGTACGAATTGGGTGTTGAGCTGGTTGAAGATCTTGAAGAAGAAGGCTATGAGTTTGAAAATCTGAAGGTTATGCCGGGTATAAATGATCATCCTCAATACATTGAAGCCTTAGGCACTCAAGTACTGGATAAGTTGGATCATACATTGAGTACAAAAGAACTGGAATCAGAATCAAAAAAAGTTTCTGCAGAATAG
- the hemE gene encoding uroporphyrinogen decarboxylase, translating into MSNDFPELKNDLFLRALRGEEVERPPVWMMRQAGRYLPQYMKLRKKYTFFERVETPELACEITIQPIEELEPDAAIIFSDILTVPQALGIDVDLVKGKGPVMENPIENVDDAFAILAEDVPEKLSHVMDAITLTRKELNGRVPLIGFAGAPWTLFCYMVQGEGSKNFAKAKAFMYQHPDAARHVMKELTKATIDYLQAQIDAGAQAVQLFDSWSGLLSPEDFNEWAMPYLMEICDAIDEVPVILFAKGSWYALERLSFKSNAAALGVDWTITPEYAREKTRGDIVLQGNFDPSKLMMPIENIERQTKRMIDRFGSQKYVANLGHGILPNIPVDHARAFVDTVKEYSTS; encoded by the coding sequence ATGAGTAACGATTTTCCAGAGTTGAAGAATGATCTTTTTTTACGCGCACTGCGTGGCGAAGAAGTTGAACGACCACCGGTATGGATGATGCGCCAAGCGGGCCGGTATTTACCGCAATACATGAAACTGCGTAAGAAATACACTTTTTTTGAACGTGTTGAAACACCGGAATTGGCTTGCGAAATAACCATCCAGCCTATTGAAGAGCTAGAGCCCGATGCCGCTATTATTTTCTCGGATATCTTAACGGTACCACAAGCACTGGGTATTGATGTCGATTTGGTAAAAGGTAAGGGGCCGGTCATGGAAAACCCTATTGAAAATGTGGATGATGCTTTTGCTATACTTGCAGAAGATGTGCCAGAGAAATTGAGTCATGTGATGGATGCCATAACATTAACACGCAAAGAGCTTAATGGACGAGTACCGCTTATCGGTTTCGCAGGGGCACCGTGGACACTCTTTTGTTATATGGTACAAGGCGAAGGATCTAAAAACTTTGCCAAGGCAAAAGCTTTCATGTATCAGCACCCCGATGCAGCACGGCATGTAATGAAAGAGCTTACTAAAGCAACTATTGATTATCTGCAAGCACAGATTGATGCCGGTGCACAGGCTGTGCAGCTGTTTGATTCATGGTCCGGCTTGCTAAGCCCTGAGGATTTTAATGAATGGGCCATGCCGTATTTGATGGAAATTTGTGATGCTATTGATGAAGTGCCGGTAATCTTATTTGCCAAAGGCAGCTGGTATGCACTGGAGCGATTGAGTTTCAAAAGTAATGCAGCGGCCCTAGGCGTTGACTGGACGATCACTCCAGAATATGCTCGTGAAAAAACAAGAGGTGATATCGTGCTGCAGGGAAATTTTGATCCCTCCAAACTAATGATGCCTATTGAAAATATTGAACGACAAACCAAGCGCATGATAGATCGTTTTGGTTCCCAGAAATATGTAGCTAACCTTGGCCACGGTATTCTGCCGAATATCCCGGTTGACCATGCCCGTGCTTTTGTAGATACGGTTAAAGAATACTCAACTAGCTAG
- the hemC gene encoding hydroxymethylbilane synthase, whose translation MSKQNVIHIGTRDSQLATWQAKQVAKKLQELGHDTELIFVKSEGDIDLKTPLTEMGGKGVFTKALDDAQLNDEIDIAVHSFKDLPTENPLPLKVAAIMERADPRDSLVAPDGIGFLEDPDYEATIATSSNRRRAQWLHRYPNHNIVNIRGNVNTRLEKVEKNDWDAAIFAAAGLERIDLGHHISEYLDWMVSAAAQGAMAVMIREGDSKMEEIISQLNHDETALCTMIERDFLHDMEAGCSAPVGAYAFIDDSKVYFKAIALTLDGRESYDYEEVVSVGEAGGLGHSAAQALLGEGAIKVIEQMKSEK comes from the coding sequence ATGAGTAAGCAGAACGTTATTCATATTGGTACTCGAGATAGCCAACTGGCTACTTGGCAGGCAAAACAAGTGGCTAAAAAGCTACAGGAGCTTGGTCATGATACTGAACTTATCTTTGTGAAGTCGGAGGGTGATATTGATCTGAAAACTCCACTTACCGAGATGGGAGGCAAGGGTGTATTTACCAAAGCCTTGGATGATGCTCAGCTTAATGACGAGATCGATATAGCAGTTCACTCTTTTAAGGATTTGCCCACCGAAAATCCGCTTCCCCTTAAAGTAGCAGCAATTATGGAGCGGGCCGATCCCCGGGACTCTTTAGTTGCGCCTGATGGCATAGGTTTTCTTGAAGATCCGGACTATGAAGCTACGATAGCTACCAGCAGTAATCGGCGGCGCGCACAATGGTTACACCGTTATCCAAACCATAACATTGTGAATATCCGCGGAAACGTGAATACCCGACTGGAGAAGGTGGAAAAGAATGATTGGGATGCCGCAATTTTTGCTGCAGCTGGGTTGGAGCGTATTGATTTGGGACATCATATCAGTGAATATTTGGATTGGATGGTTTCAGCTGCGGCCCAGGGCGCAATGGCCGTCATGATACGTGAAGGGGATTCAAAGATGGAAGAGATTATTTCTCAGTTGAACCATGACGAAACCGCCCTGTGTACGATGATAGAGCGCGACTTTCTACACGACATGGAAGCGGGCTGCAGTGCCCCGGTAGGAGCGTATGCTTTTATTGATGATAGTAAAGTGTACTTTAAAGCAATTGCCCTCACCTTGGATGGACGCGAATCTTATGACTATGAAGAGGTTGTATCTGTAGGCGAAGCTGGGGGATTAGGCCACTCTGCTGCTCAAGCCCTACTGGGCGAAGGAGCTATCAAAGTTATTGAACAGATGAAATCAGAAAAATAA
- the hemB gene encoding porphobilinogen synthase yields MTHGQFPYIRGRRLRTSAAIRDMVAEHNLKPADFIAPVFVMEGEDEKIEIPSMPDYYRYTLDLLLEEVEELQEVGIRSLVIFAKVPDEKKDNKGTEALNPEGLMQRAVRKIKAEFPDMLVMTDIAMDPYSSYGHDGIVEGGEILNDESVEVLKQMAVSHAEAGADMVAPSDMMDGRIGAMREKLDEAGFKHTGIMAYSAKYASSYYGPFRDALDSAPGFGDKKTYQMDPANVQEAIKEAQLDEQEGADIVMVKPGLPYMDVIRAVKENVSIPVSVYNVSGEYAMLKAAAEKGWLDEEEVMMETLVGFKRAGADLIATYFAKEASKLINAENE; encoded by the coding sequence ATGACACACGGACAATTTCCCTACATACGAGGACGTCGCCTGCGGACATCAGCAGCAATTCGTGATATGGTAGCTGAGCATAATCTTAAACCCGCCGATTTCATTGCACCGGTATTTGTTATGGAAGGAGAGGACGAAAAAATAGAAATCCCTTCCATGCCAGACTACTATCGGTATACACTGGATCTTCTGCTTGAAGAAGTTGAAGAGCTGCAAGAAGTTGGAATTCGATCGCTGGTAATATTTGCAAAAGTTCCTGATGAAAAGAAAGATAATAAGGGAACTGAGGCTTTGAATCCTGAAGGATTAATGCAGAGGGCCGTTCGCAAAATAAAAGCGGAATTTCCGGATATGTTGGTGATGACCGATATTGCCATGGATCCTTACTCTAGCTACGGGCATGACGGTATTGTTGAAGGTGGCGAGATTCTTAATGATGAGTCTGTAGAAGTATTGAAGCAGATGGCGGTTAGCCACGCCGAAGCTGGGGCCGATATGGTAGCACCATCTGATATGATGGATGGACGTATTGGGGCTATGCGTGAAAAATTGGATGAAGCAGGCTTTAAGCATACCGGAATTATGGCCTACAGTGCCAAATATGCTTCAAGCTATTACGGGCCGTTCCGCGACGCTTTGGACTCTGCGCCCGGTTTTGGTGATAAGAAAACCTACCAGATGGATCCTGCAAACGTGCAAGAGGCGATAAAGGAGGCACAGCTTGATGAGCAGGAAGGAGCCGATATTGTAATGGTTAAGCCGGGGTTACCTTATATGGATGTAATCAGAGCCGTTAAAGAAAACGTCTCAATACCGGTTTCTGTTTATAATGTATCCGGTGAGTATGCGATGTTAAAGGCGGCGGCTGAGAAAGGCTGGCTTGATGAAGAAGAGGTTATGATGGAAACACTTGTCGGATTTAAGCGAGCCGGTGCCGATCTTATTGCAACCTATTTTGCAAAAGAAGCATCGAAATTGATTAATGCAGAAAATGAGTAA
- the hemA gene encoding glutamyl-tRNA reductase, with translation MSAEAPKISDFCAVGVNHWEASIDVRERFSLSDARKKDLIDGAQREGIESLFVVSTCNRTEIFAQNVSLQELIRLLVTYSDGTLEEFHNYGFEKEGRQAVEHLFQVTVGLDSQILGDVQVVNQVKEGYEFAGELDAVGGELHRLMQHVFRAHKRSRNETSLGEGAATTAYAAVKFAIETFDNLKDKNILLVGTGKIGKVTCKNLINLGAKKLTLINRTRDRAEFVADKFDLKVADMEELPQEIAEADLVIVATGAQEPVLTLDDMKPSVMAPSFKVMVDLSVPRNIDPQIGELKFVDLANMDFLTDVTDEAYRRREENIPLVKKIIDDELTDYKNWLSKQKIVPTIKALTNKFDTIREDEFDFFKNKISDTDKDKVENLTRRIVNKIAAYSIEHLRDHHESEQVTKVVNDMFKLETKASNE, from the coding sequence ATGTCAGCTGAAGCCCCCAAAATATCAGATTTTTGTGCAGTGGGTGTAAATCACTGGGAGGCGAGTATCGATGTACGTGAGCGTTTTAGTTTAAGCGATGCACGGAAGAAGGACCTTATTGATGGCGCCCAGCGTGAAGGGATAGAGAGCTTGTTTGTGGTTTCAACTTGTAACCGCACCGAGATTTTTGCCCAGAATGTCTCTTTACAAGAGCTTATTCGCTTGTTGGTTACCTATTCAGATGGTACACTCGAAGAGTTCCATAATTACGGCTTTGAGAAAGAAGGTCGACAAGCCGTTGAGCATCTTTTCCAAGTTACGGTAGGGCTCGATTCTCAGATTCTTGGTGATGTACAGGTAGTAAACCAGGTAAAGGAAGGCTATGAGTTTGCCGGTGAGTTAGATGCAGTTGGAGGAGAGCTCCATCGTTTGATGCAGCATGTATTTCGGGCACACAAGCGCTCGCGCAACGAAACTTCACTGGGCGAAGGAGCAGCGACAACGGCCTATGCAGCAGTGAAATTTGCTATAGAAACGTTCGACAACCTTAAGGATAAAAATATTCTATTGGTAGGCACGGGCAAGATCGGAAAGGTGACCTGCAAGAACCTGATTAACCTGGGAGCTAAGAAATTAACTCTTATAAATCGTACGCGTGATCGTGCTGAGTTTGTGGCCGACAAGTTTGATTTAAAGGTGGCCGATATGGAAGAGTTGCCCCAAGAGATTGCCGAAGCTGACTTGGTTATTGTAGCAACAGGCGCTCAAGAGCCCGTGCTGACGCTTGATGATATGAAACCGTCAGTGATGGCCCCAAGCTTTAAGGTGATGGTAGACCTGTCGGTACCTCGAAATATAGATCCGCAGATAGGCGAGCTTAAATTTGTTGATTTAGCGAATATGGACTTTTTGACGGATGTTACCGATGAGGCCTATCGGCGACGTGAGGAGAATATTCCGCTTGTTAAAAAGATTATTGACGATGAATTAACGGATTACAAAAACTGGCTCAGTAAGCAGAAAATTGTGCCAACTATTAAAGCACTGACGAATAAGTTTGATACTATACGGGAAGATGAGTTCGACTTCTTCAAAAATAAAATATCTGATACCGATAAGGACAAAGTTGAGAACTTGACCCGTCGAATTGTTAATAAGATTGCCGCTTACTCAATAGAGCACTTACGTGATCATCACGAGTCTGAACAGGTTACAAAAGTAGTTAATGATATGTTTAAGCTCGAAACGAAAGCAAGTAATGAGTAA